DNA sequence from the Malus sylvestris chromosome 10, drMalSylv7.2, whole genome shotgun sequence genome:
TCCTTGAAGGGCCCTATCTCCAAACCAGTTGACCAGGCACAAATCAGTGTGACCATAAGAGGAATGCTGCAGTTATTCTACCGAAAAACCTACAAGTGTACATTGGTGATACATTGGTGAACTAACAGAGGCACACTTTATGATGATGCCACACCCTCATTTATGAAGAGAGAATCATACATATATCAAGAACAACTTATTTAGTGGTGGTGGCATCAAAGATGTGTACATCTTAAAGGATTCCTAAAGATAGGAGGCAATGAAACTGAAAATATCAGTCAATGTAAAGAAAAATTTCTCACTGATAGCTGAATACATACTTTTTGGTTTGACTAGCCTCCGAAAGATCAAAAAATTCCATTGCAACCCGTCCTTCAACAGAACTAAGAGCATAACCTGCAAAATGTGATCACAGAATCAAACATGAAACAACCAACAACATCGATCAATTCCATTCCCCAAACAACTTATATTTTGTagctcatatttttttaaaggtaCCCTAAAACGGAAAAAGCCCTTTTCTGTGAGCAAGGAAAACCAGTGGGGATGGTTAGCCACAAAGCAATGCAATACCCAAAGTACCAAGTGCAAGAAAGAAATTTTTTGTGAGGTAGTGTCCTGAAACAGAAAAGCTATTAAAGTTACCTGTTCCATTAGGATAACAACGCACACATCGAGTTTGGTACTTTAATGAAGACTCCCTCCGTTGCTCAGGCTGGGACATATTTCTCAAATCATAGACATTGACATGTCTTCCGGCGGTTGCAACCACTAACCGGTTTCCCACAAGTGAAAGAGAATAAACACGCTCGGGTTGTGGGTATGACCCAACAAGGGTTTGCTCCTGTCCACTTGCACCTCTAGGGTCCCAACACTTCACTGTTTTATCCCAACTACCAGTGATCAACTGACCTGATATTATTTGCACATAAGAGAATTGGTTAGAAACTCAAAGTCTTACATTATaaggaaacaattttttttgctttcaaaCTTACATAATTAAATGTGATTACCGGAAATACCAATTACAGCAGAGATCATGATTTAAGGTCGTTTATAGTCATTCAACGTCAAAACTCCATTCATACTAATAAAGCAACTATTACAACTACGCACGCTACAAAATCTGATCAATCAACCGATTTGGGGCAAAAAATTCTTCAGAAAAGTTCTTCAAGTTTTGATTGGAACTAATTTCAAATGTAAAAATTGATGGTTTGAAGAACATACCTGCTGCATAAGAGTACTCGATGCAACGCACTGGCGCGTCGTGCCTTCCTAAGATGTCCTCCTTACTGGAGCTGAATACGAACCTGGGGTATTGACATAGATACACAAAGCATCAGAGTTAAGAGATGGGTTTTTACAGCAATTTCCGAGCAACCAAGCAGAAAAAATTAGGGATTTTGGGTTTGTGATTTTAATTACCGCCTGACGGTGTTGTCGGCGCCGGCGCTGAACCCGGAGGAATCGTCGTGGAAGCAGCAATCGAGTACGGGACCGCCGTGCATGAATTCTCCACGCAGCACATCGGCGCTGGCGTCGTACAATCGGACTGTCTGCGAATGAGAAAGAGGGATTAGAGAGGAAAAGTGGGGAGAGGTAGGAGGAGGCGAGGGCGTACCTTGTCCCAAGAGGAGACGAGCAGGTGATCGCTGTGGTTGGAGAAGCGGAGGTTGGAGATGCCGTCGGTGGGGGGGTTGGAGAGCTCTCGGCCTGGCGCCGGCGGAGGCACAGCTGTCATGGCGCGATGGTTCGGAGGGTGTGCGAGTAATGTGATGGAGAGAGAAGGAATGAGTTTTGGGGTTTATGAATTTTGAGAGTGTTGAGATGGAGAGTGgagtgatgagagagaaagagagagggaagggCGGTTTGAAAATGTACAGAAAAACGGCGGTGGTGGTTTTGTTCCAGAGGTTTTCGAATTCAAACGAGGGATGAGGAGATTGAGGATACTCTCCTCATCCTTCCATTTGAGTTAGAAATCATTacgtttaattttaaataaaaaattaaaataatttaatagtacgatgaacggatacaATGTGAAGATTTATAAGATCCTCCCAAAGAGAATCctgatgggatccaaatcctcaAGCAAGGGGATGTCTTTTTGCTCCTTTCAAAATAGGATAATACTAGGGAGACCAAAATTTTagataaaatttgtaaattaaatgacatgtcACTAACATGATGCTTctttaacttaaaaaataataataaaaactaaaactaaaagatGCTTATCTATCTTGTatgtgagaaaaaaaataaggagTTGTTATTAGCagttcaaaaatctcattttacacttcaAATTTTGTATAATTAGAGAGGAAAAATAcatggggtgtgctatctacaTACCCCAtcttacttctcacacatcacttaataatttatgtccgttgatcttcttcaattcatctaatccaacggttgaaaattaaaaatgtgtgtgagaagtaaaatggggtgtgtggatatcacatcccaaaATACAtatgtgaggagtgtagaatgagatttttgaagcaCTAACAATAATTCCCAAAAATtaagatataaaaaaaatgaacataaAGGAAGATAGTATGGTAATAATTGTCAACAAAGTGGAGTTATTTTAAACTTTAaagagaaaaaatatatataaagaaaggaaaactcagcaaaagaaaaaaagaaaaaaaagcctcgtgacttcttcatcttctttgatgGGAAGAAAGACAGCCTGCAATCAGAAAATTTCAGATCTAGGcaactcaaaaagaaaaaaagaacgtCCAATGAATGCCTCAAGCGCACCTCAACCACCCAGGCATGGCCCAATGAAGCTTAGGCGAGTTTTTCATCGACTTCTGCAAAACAGAGGTGATCATGACTTCAGAGCACTTTATGTAGACTATACAAAGAAGACAATCATGGCTCTCAAgcactttatgatatgaaaacaaaatttcatAGTAGATAATTTCAATAAACTCAACTTGCCTAGTTTTGGTACTTTAGTGAACCACCAAGTTGACAACCAAACTTGCACATGGCCACAAGACTTGagtataaattatttttaattagttctccttaattaaatttagggtaaattacatggtaacccctcaggtttgagatctattacaaccctgttgatgcacaaaaccggaggggtcttggaacaacgtaaatccgaccgtgaatctgtaagaaatgtaaataacacaagatgtatcgcggttcaccccaaggtttgggctacgtccacactgatattgtatttctgaggaagagagagctttgaatatgagagtgagagctttgagagaacttagagcttaggggatgtgaagAGGCCTTtcgtttgtgagggtgaggatgcccttttatagaataagggctcttcccctttttacatatttgcccctccatttattacataattacatttgagtcccccaagtatttatacgaggtctaaatacggatgccctaagtATGATATAAGCAgtaatcccccaagtcttcagtcaagagagtcttttggctgaagacttgaaattcagtccatgtgtgggccgaagtaactagatgtcatctagaactgatactcgatatgaagCGGTgtccaatctgaaatgatgctcaactagaagtagcacatgttgcgaggttgttctgcttgtagcttatgttgccttggttagctCAGCTTGTGGTGTTTGAAGGTGacggagtcccttttatagaataagggctcgctcatcaatacataaatatgggctagagttgatgctcgcggcaaggcggttgctcagtaggcggtgaTGCTCTTTAATAATGGtaagggaatcccttttatagaataagggctcgctcctcaatacatgaataatgggctagagttgatgctctctaatgatggtgagggagtcatttttataaaataagggctcgctcctcaatacataaatatgggctagagttgatgctctttaatggtggtgagggagtccattttatagaataagagctcgctcctcaatacataaatatgggctagagttgatgctcgcggcgagccggttgctcagtaggcggtgaTGCTCTTTAATAatggtgagggaatcccttttatagaataagggctcgctcctcaatacatgaataatgggctagagttgatgctctctaatgatggtgagggagtcctttttataaaataagggctcgctcctcaatacataaatatgggctagagttgatgctctttaatggtggtgatggagtcccttttatagaataagggctcgctcctcaatacataattAATAGGCtaaagtcttccaagtatttttcatgaggcctaatatatggtacatagtgtagtcctcaaagtcttcggtcaatagagtctgttggctggagacttcaaattgaatccatgtatgggccgaagtggcggttattCGGAGGCAGTATTTGCacaccctgcactgaagctttgtaggtgaagctttgcaagtgaagctttgaagctggagctctgtaaatgaagtttttgaagctagagcttttgtaaatgaagcttttgaagctaaagctttgtaaatgaagcttttgaagatagagcttttgtaaatgaagcttttgaagctgattgacatgagtgatgctcatgaatgtttatgttgattgacatgagtgatgctcatggatgttgacatgagtgatgctcatgaatgtttatgtatgattgatatgagtaatgctcatgaatgtttatgtatgattgacatgagtaatgctcatgtataatttgaagtattgggcatacttttgatcacctggttggcgataatagcggcaggttgccgcataattttgaagtactggacgtacttttgatcacctggttagcgATAATAGTGGCGGGGTGTCGAATaaatttttgtagtactgggcgtacttttggttacctagttggtgataatagcagcagggtgccgaataatgttttgtagtactggcgtacttttggtcacctggttagtgataatagcggcagggtgctgaataattttttgtagtactggacatacttttggtcacctgttggtgctattttgggcttatgggccttcaccctccacacaacattccagcccatttattttgggttttgcggttttttttattacactctgatggggttatacagatgtctccgaaagataagaaaaataaattacatcattctggtggggtgtttattccttgctttcgCAGTGTCCTCATGTGCctcccttttgctttctctttatttttctttcttttggcagatgacAGACAAGGGAATAATGCCATTTcctttttttgcttttgctttctgctttgcttttgtttttttgctttgcttttgttttttcaccgcactctctctgtctcttcaccTGGCAGacaaaaggaataaaaaatagaattgatAATAGGAACTTATCTTCTTCCTGATTTTCCTGCACGTTGTGGATCCATGTTTAGCccatcttcctttttctttttctaacatcATGATTGATTCCAACCTTTCAATTCTTCTCCGATGGATTGTTGTCGGAGATGATGACGGCACTGAGGATGTAGAACACAGCGGGATTGACAAATTCATGAACAATAGGCTGGAATTGGAAATACGAACCCATCTCCATCGCCATCTTCATGtgaagaggaggaggatgaggaccGGCCACTCAATGACTTTGGCAAAGGTGAGTTCAATAAGAGTAATCATGGAATACATAATCCAATATGTCAGCCATTGGCGATCGTCGGTCGGTGTTGCTGCGGTTTTCCTCTTTCTGCTCGATGGAGGAGATGATACACTAGGAGGCACGGCGGGCGCCGATGACGTCCTTATAGGCGATGGAGAGGAGGTTGTGCTCTTAACGGTGGGCACCTTGCCGTCAGTGATTTTTTCCTTCCCAGATTCCTTGCTCTTTGGAGACGCTGAAACCGTTTGGGGTtcggcgacggtggcggtcgCGTACTGAGCAATGCAGATGAGGGGATAGCCGCAAGGAGAAGCGGAGATGATGTTCGTCTATTTAACAATCCCTCGTCTGAGTAACTATCTCATTGCCTTTGTAGATGGTGCAATATTTATGGAAAGGAAAACCCTTCACTTTGAAATCATAGGCTGGATCTGCTTTTAATCCTCTGTTTTTTACCATTTTCACCTAGACAGAGAAGGGAAGCAACTTCCCGATCGAACAAACGGCGGCCAACGAACCCTTTCAACTTCTCCGAGGTTACTACCGGAATTTGACTTCAGGGCTCTTGGGGAATCCAAGCTCCGCTGGAAAATCCGACCCATGGTGAAGATGGGGTGCTCTGTTTCTTTCTGCGACCGGAACTTTTTTGTAGAAGTTGATGTGGTGGTTCAAGGCTTCCTTTGTGGAGATGAGCCTATCTGATCGCACCAGTTCGTCTTTCACCGCCTCGATGCAGAGCCCGCAAATACAACAGCCCTGGTAGCAGTCTCGGACGCAGGAGATGCAAGCTGGGGTGTAATCCTCTGTGAACCCGCAGGAGTGGCATTTTACGCACTGGACTTCGACTGGTGGAGGAATTGGGGATGGTTTAGATGAGGTTTGGTGCTGGGAGTTTGTGCCTCTCTGTAATTGGGATTTTGGAAGAATCTCTgttttctgtaaattttgggttttgagagTGATGGGCTTTTCTAGGTATTTGGAGAGAGAATCTTAggatttttagagagagagtggtgttcttggttttttttGTAGAGGTGAAAGATATCAGAAGCAAGAGAGAGGTCGAGAAAGTTTTGGTTGTCTCctggattttgcagattcacggcggaggtgaaaaattgagagaaaaccgacatagcttttcatgTCGTTTcctacagacggcgccaaatgttgatgcacaaaacctgaggggtcttggaacaacataaatccgaccgtgaatctgcaagaaatgtaaataacacaagatgtatcgtggttcaccccaatgttcgGGCTACGTCAAcattgattattgtatttctct
Encoded proteins:
- the LOC126586399 gene encoding mitotic checkpoint protein BUB3.2-like — translated: MTAVPPPAPGRELSNPPTDGISNLRFSNHSDHLLVSSWDKTVRLYDASADVLRGEFMHGGPVLDCCFHDDSSGFSAGADNTVRRFVFSSSKEDILGRHDAPVRCIEYSYAAGQLITGSWDKTVKCWDPRGASGQEQTLVGSYPQPERVYSLSLVGNRLVVATAGRHVNVYDLRNMSQPEQRRESSLKYQTRCVRCYPNGTGYALSSVEGRVAMEFFDLSEASQTKKYAFKCHRKSEAGRDIVYPVNAIAFHPIYGTFATGGCDGYVNVWDGNNKKRLYQYSKYPTSIAALSFSRDGRLLAVASSYTYEEGDKPHEPDAIFVRSVNEIEVKPKPKAYPNPPA